The genome window GCCAAGTTGGGAATTTATAGCGACAAACGATAAAAATCCGAGTTTAAAAATGCCTGAAAATAAGTTAAGGTTAGATGAGAACGGTTGAAGAGAAATCAAAATGTTGCAGCGACACCCTTGGCCGCAGACAGTTGAAGAGGCGATCGCCATTCAAGAACAGCTTCGGTCAGAGGTAATTACCGCAAATCAACTGGACACTGTTCGGTACGTCGCAGGCGTAGATGTCGGCTACGACAGCGCAAACGATGTATCGCGGGCCGCTGTAACAGTTCTGAGCTTTCCCGACTTGCAGTTGCAGCAGCAAGCTGTAGTTCGCAGTCCTACAACTTTTCCTTATATTCCGGGTTTCCTGTCTTTTCGAGAAGTGCCTGCAGTTCTCGAAGCTTTAGAAAATATCAGTTTGAGACCAGACCTGATATTGTGCGACGGTCAAGGACTAGCCCATCCCCGCAGATTCGGTCTGGCGTGCCATTTGGGGGTTTTGACAGGGATTGCCACGATCGGAGTTGCCAAAAATCGATTTATTGGCGAACATTCAGAAGTCGGGCTCGACCGGGGCAGTTGGCAACCCTTGCTGCGGTCGGGATCGACGATAGGCGCAGCGCTGAGGACGCAAACAGGGGTAAAACCGATTTATGTTTCGATAGGTCATAAGGTAAACTTGATAAGTGCGATCGAGTACGTCCTGCGCTGCGCCCCAAAATATCGCTTACCAGAAACAACTCGATCGGCAGACCAACTAACATAGGGATAAGTACATAGGGATAAGTGGCAAGCGCGGAAGGCATCAAGAAAAAAGTAAAAAGACCAAAAAAGCATCCGTCTTTGGACTTTTAGTTTTTGAGGTGGCGCCGCCCGAGTCGAAAAATCCTCTGAGTCTACCGCCAATCAGCTTTCGGTTCCATCCTTCCAGCGAACTAAAGAATGACTATACCTGAGAAAGAGGTATAAAAGTTGGGGGCGTTTATAGAATGATAGAAACACAGTAACCTGCTTAAACATTGGCGGCTCTAACTATAGTGCCCGGGCGTGAACTATTTTTAGTTCACATTTGTAAATTATGAAAGAGTCATTATGCGAGTTAAACCAAAAGCTTAGATTCGTCTGATGAGGTTTCATAATTTACCGTCGGATATCTCACCACTGACTGGAAGCAACCACGACAGTGGGAGGCGAAGGCGCGATCGAGCTAAAAAATCAGAAAAAAACAAGGAGACAGTCATGGCTGAGAAAAGCAAACGCGGATTCGCTTCTATGGATGCAGAAAAACAGCGCGCAATTGCTAGCAAAGGCGGAAAAGCTGCACACGAGAAAGGAACTGCACACGAATTCACCCCTGAAGAAGCCAGAGAAGCTGGCCAAAAAGGCGGCGAAGCTGTCAGCAGAAATCGCGAACACATGGCTCAAATTGGTCGCGAAGGCGGTCGGAAAAGCCGCAAGAGCGAATAAGTCTTTCAAGGCTGGCCTTGTAATGAAAGATTCCACAGTGGCAGCGTGAGAGATAGCACCAGGACAGTGAGCGTTTGAGGATGTGGGGCGATCGAAGTAACCCAGGTAGTTCGATCGCCCAACCTCCACAATTCGTCACTAGCGCACTCAAGCTTCGCAAAGGTGAAAACCCGACAGGAATTAGTTTTTAGCAATCGCTGGCACATCTTGAGCGGCAATTTTTTAACCAAGCTGCACTGCGATCGATAATTTTGCGGGAAAGAAAAGCTGGCAAGCGCGATTAAGTCTCTCAAAAAAAGCCAATACGAGCACTAAAAGCCCCGAAGTCAGGGCTTTTTTGTATAGCTGCCCGTAATATTTTTAGAAGTGCGATCGAGTCGGCCTCAATAATTAATTCTAATTAAGTTTTTTGGTGAGGAAGTCCGTCCTCAAAATAAATCAGTTAATATTTTTTTAGATTTTTGAGCAAACCATACAATCATGACCAAGCAGCTCACTTTAGCATGGACAGAAGCTGGGGTGCGCCAAACTCAGACAATTCAAAACCGACAGCCGAGCAAAAATCCGGGAACCGTGAGGCTAGGGCGCGATCCCGCGAAGTGCGATCTAGTATTTTCCCATCCCAGCGTATCGGGGCTGCACGTTGAAATATTTTTTAATCAGGAATTGCAGGAGTATGCAGTGCGGAATTTGCGCGAAAGCAATCCGCCCCTAGTAGATGGAAAAATTCTCGCCCGAGGCGAAGCAAAATTGAACTCGGGAAGTCACATCCATTTAGGCCAAGTGCAAATTGAGGTGGTGAATGTGACGGAGGTGCAGGTAGCCGCGCCCCAGACAGTTTTGCTGTCCGGGCCTCCCGCACCTGGTAACTTTCAGCCGACGGGGGCTTCAAAATATGGTTTGCAGTGTCCCAAATGCAGCCGAATTTCGCCTTACGCGCAGTTGAATGCGGGGTGTCCGTGGTGCGGTACTTCTTTGGCGGCGGCGGCGAGTGTGGTGATCTCTCCGTGAAAGTTGGAAAAACTGAGATGTTGCACCATTCTCAAGAACGGGCTCTCCGGCCCGTGAAGCGAAGAGTGAATTTTCTCGCTTCACAGGCCGGAAAGCCTGTTCATAAAAGGCTAATTGACAATGGTGCAAGATTTAAGAAAAAGGGAAAGTCTGGCTATCCGCTAAACACTCTCAACTTCAAAAATCTTTTTTTGCAGAAAGCTCAAAGCCGACGGCTGATGTTTAAAAAATAATCATGAATTCTCAACCCTTGCGCCTGCGACTGACTTGGAACGATACACTTACCGGGGATTGTCGTTCCCCGATACTCGACTTGCCCATCGCTTTGGGACGAATTTTTGATGCTATGCCCGCCACAATCAACGGGGAACGAGTTTCTAGAATTGCCCTCAGCAGCAGTCAAGTTTCTCGCTTCCACGCAGTGATTGCCGGGAAAGGCGACACGATCGCAGTGATTGACACGGGCAGCCGCAACGGTACTTTTGTTAACGGGGTTCGCCAAACCCGGTGCGTGCTGGCAAACGGGGATATGCTGCAAGTTGGGCCCTACGCGATCGGCATTTCTTTTGCTGTTAATTCCCCAGAAACGCCGTCGGTCAATTCTCACATTTTCTTTAACCCGCAGACCAATGGGCCAGACCCCGGATTGGGGCAGCCTCCGGTGTCGCCGCTTCCTCAAACAGGTAGTAGGGGAGAATTTCCGCCGATCGAATTTTTGCACGCTTCTCAAGTGTCAATGCGATCGCTAGAATCTATGGGACTCCCAGTGGCAGAAGTTGACTGGGCTGCCGTTGGCGGCGGTTTGGGCAGCTTTATTTGGGTGGATTTGCTCAGAATTTGCGGGGTGAAAACCGATCGAATTGCGGTTTTGGGCATGGAAGAGCAACCTTACGCCCGCTACCGTCGGTTGTGCCTGAATTCTCAAATTCCGCTGCAGGAACGCCTGCGATCGAATTCTGACTCTTGTCCAGACAACATTTGGGGGTGGCCTCCCTATGCTTTGCGGGAAGCTTGGCGGGAATTGCACAAAGGGCGTTTGGGAATGTCGTTGAAGTTAATGTGGCAGGTGTTTGCCGAACCGACTTTTGCCGAAACTTATACGCCTCGCGCGGGGAATGTGTTTGATTCTATTGACAGAGAAGTCGATCGCATTGGGTGGAATCAGATGTTTCGCTACGGTAGAGTGCGGGGAATTCGCAAAACAGATGACGGCAGGTACGCGATCGCTTATTCTCGATCGAATGCGGATCGCCGCGACCACGCTTTTTTAATCGCCAAATACGTACACTTAGCCACCGGCTATCCCGCCATTCAATTTTTGCCGGACTTGCAAGCCTACCGCGAAAAAACCCAGGATTTTGAGTCGGTTGTCAACGCTTACGAAAACCACGACGGCGTTTACGAAAAATTGGAGGCCAGCGGCGGCAGCGTGTTAATTAGAGGCAGGGGAATTGTAGCTTCGCGGGTGGTGCAGCGGATTTACGAAGCGCGACAGCGGAACCGCAACATTCAAGTATTGCATTTGATGCGATCGCCCAAACCTCAAGGTAACAAATTTAAACTCGCTGAGCGAAGAGTCGAAAATCACTACGAATTTCAACCTTTCAACTGGCCGAAAGCTTGCTGGGGCGGGGAACTCCGCGTACTTTTGGAACAAGCCGCCCCCGAATTTCGGCCGCAGTTGCTCACCGACTGGGGCGGCACTACCACAGCGCAGCGCAGCGACTGGCGGCGGATTGTCAAAGAAGGTTTAAGTCAAGGATGGTATCAAATTACCTTCGGGGAAGTCGAGCGAGTCGAGCGCGACAGTCAAAACCGCACCGTGACGTACATTCAGGAGAAGGAACTCAAGGGGCAAATTAAGTTAGAAGCTGATTTTATTATTGACGCTACGGGTTTGGACGCTAAGGTAAAAACCAGTCCCCTGTTAAACGATTTGGTAGCTCAATACAATCTTCCCCTCAACGGTTTGGGCCGGCTGAGTGTTAACAACGATTTTGAAGTGCCCGAATTGCGGAATTCTTCTGCTAGCAACACAGAAGGCCGGGTATACGCAGCAGGCGCGATTACTTTGGGGGGGCCTTACGCGCCGGTAGACAGTTTTTTGGGGTTGCAATACGCCGCCTTGCGATCGGTTGAAAGTCTGGCCGCCAACCGAGTTCCGGGTGTGCGGAAATTGAGCGTTTGGCGATCGTTCGTGCAGTGGTTGAAATGGATTTTTAATAAATCTCCCGACTAACTTCGGCAACAAGCAATGTACGGGATTTAATGGATTTAAACAAGCTTCGCGTTCAATCTAAAATCTAAAATCTCAATTCAAAATCGAACAATTTTGCCATTCAATCTAAAATCTAAAATCTAAAATCTAAAATCGCATGACTCCCACTTTATTCGGCCGCTGGCAAACTCGGTTACTGTTATTTGCAACCGTAGGCGTTTTAGTAACGCTGCCCTTTTGTCTGGGTTTAATTACCTCCAAATCAGGCTCAATCTTTTTCTGGATTTTAGGGTATGTAGCGATTTTTGGCATCGGCTGGGATGCTTTATATATGTACATCCAGCAGTTTCGCTGGGATCGAGATTGGCCCGGCGCGTTTCAATTGCTCGCTGGAATTTGGGAAGCGCTTTTTGTGTTATTTTTAATCAAAGTTATCGGTTTGCCGGGAATATCTGCACAAGATTTTGACTTGGGAGCTTTTGCTTGGCATTATAGTTTAGTGTGGCTGGCTATTTATCTGGCGTCGCAAACACTGATGCGGATTTTGTTTCCCCACTGGCGTTTCCGAGGCGGGCAATGGTTTTAATAATACCTGTAGGGGCGGTTTTTACCAAAAATAATCGCCTCAAACCCATAATCTCATAAACCCGCTCCGGCTATTCTATCAATTCCCAATTCCCTATTCCCAATTCCCAATTCCCTACAGAATTTACAGTCAGGTGTACCGATACCTGGGCACCCAACATAATTTATAGTAAGCTCAACTCAAAATTGCTGTCATCCTTCAATGCACCGTCCTCCTTGTATTTTCTCATTTTTTTCGGGTTCTGGCTTGCTCGATCTGGGTTTTGAGTCGATCGGCTTTAATGTAGCGTATGTCAATGAAATTTTCCCACCTTTCATGCAAGCATACCGCTATTCTCGGCAGTGCCTGAATTTGCCGCTACCAGAATACGGATATTGCGAAGGAGAGGAAGCAGATGTAACTCGACTTGTAGGGGGAGAACCAGCTTTTCGCCTGCGGGAATTGATGCAGGATGCCCGCAAGCATCACGATATTGTAGGATTTATCGCGGGGCCGCCTTGTCCTGACTTTTCTATTGGCGGCAAAAACCGAGGTGGGGAAGGAGATAAAGGTCAACTTTCAGCTTCATACATTGAATTGATTTGCCAGCAGCAGCCAGATTTCTTTTTATTTGAAAATGTCAAAGGTTTGTGGAGAACAAAAAAACATAAAGCTTTTTACGACGAACTAAAACATCAGTTGGCTGATTCGGGATACGTTTTTGTCGAACGTTTAATTAATGCGATAGAATACGGGGTTCCGCAAGATAGGGATAGAATTATTTTGATTGGATTTAGAAAAAACATTGTCAAAAATCTGGGCATTTCCCTAGAGGAAAAAAGCCCAATGTTATCCGAAAGTTTATTTCCTTGGCAAAGTCAGATATTATATCCCAAATCAGAATTTTTTTCTCATCCTTGGCCTGATAGAACTGCCTTTGCAGGTGATGGTTTCGTGCCTTGTCCTGATGGCATTCCCCAAGATTTAACGGTAGAATTTTGGTTCCAAAAAAATGACGTTCTCAACCATCCCAATGCCAAACACTATTTCCAACCCAAAGCAGGCCTTAAGCGGTTTGCTTCGGTTGATGAAGGAGATGATTCAAAAAAATCTTTCAAGCGATTGCACCGGTGGCGTTATTCGCCAACAGCTTGTTACGGCAATAACGAAGTTCACTTGCACCCTTACAAACTTCGTCGGCTTTCTGTTGCAGAAACACTGGCTATTCAGTCACTGCCAAAAGATTTTTCCCTGCCCCCAAAGATGACGTTGACTAATATGTTTAAAACTGTTGGCAATGGGGTTCCTTATTTGGCTGCACAAGGTATTGCCAAAACAATTTTACAGTTTTTACAGACAAAATAAATAGAGAAATAGGCCCAAATAAACCTTAGCATTAGGACTTTCGCTGTGGTGCGTGAGGGCGAGGAATTTTTGAATTCAAACTGTGAGATTTTTAACACTCACCCACCGCCAAAACTAGATTTTGGTGCGTGACGCGCGGTTTAAGATTGATTGTGGGTGGCCGAAATTACTCGCCGCGCCTCACACACCCTAGAGATTTGTGAAAGTGGTTTTTTTAATAGGCAAGATTGTATGCCTTCACAAACTATCTTGAAAGGCATTTGCGTTTATCTGCGGTTTCCCCTATCCATCAAAGATTTATGCAATAAGTCTAATAAACAGCAGAGGGTGCTGAGAAAGATAAAAGACAGATAAAAATAAAAGTTCACAAAGGGTTTAGACTTGTTATATAATAGTTGGTTAAGGTTGAAAACCTATATTTTTTATTGCTTGCAATTCGCCATGACCGTTAAACCCCGCCGCTATCACATCACTACTTTCGGATGCCAGATGAATAAAGCCGACTCGGAACGGATGGCCGGCATTCTGGAAAATATGGGCTTTGAGTTCTCGGAAGACCCGAACGAAGCTAGCTTGATTCTCTACAATACTTGCACGATTCGCGATAATGCCGAACAAAGAGTTTATTCTAACCTCGGAAGGCAAGCTCATCGCAAGCGCCAAGAACCGGGTTTAACTTTAGTTGTAGCTGGATGCGTGGCGCAGCAGGAAGGTGAAGCGCTGCTGCGGAGAGTGCCGGAATTAGACTTAGTGATGGGGCCGCAACACGCTAACCGACTTGAAGATTTGCTGGAACAAGTTTTTGAGGGCAATCAAGTTGTGGCGACTGAAGCTGTTGAGATTATGGAGGATATTACTAAGCCCCGCCGCGACAGCAAGGTGACTGCTTGGGTGAATGTAATTTACGGCTGCAATGAACGCTGCACTTATTGTGTTGTCCCGAATGTTCGCGGGGTTGAACAGTCGCGAATGCCGGAGGCAATTCGCGCGGAAATGGAGGATTTGGGCCGTCAAGGTTACAAGGAAGTAACTTTGTTGGGGCAAAATATTGATGCTTACGGACGCGATTTGCCGGGGACAAAACCGGACGGCAGCCACCAGCATACTTTGACGGATTTGCTTTATTTTGTGCAGGATGTGCCGGGAGTCGATCGCCTCAGATTTGCTACTAGCCACCCGCGCTATTTTACGGAGAGATTGATTAAGGCTTGTGCTGAATTACCGCAGGTTTGCGAACATTTTCACATTCCTTTTCAGTCGGGAGATAATGATATTTTGAAGGCGATGTCGCGAGGTTACACTCAGGAGAAATACCGCCGGATCATTGATACAATTCGCCGTTATATGCCGGATGCTTCGATTACTGCGGATGCGATTGTCGGTTTTCCCGGGGAGACGGAAGCGCAGTTTGAGAAGACTTTGAAGTTGATCGAAGATGTTGGTTTCGATTTGGTGAATACTGCGGCTTATTCGCCTCGCCCGGGAACGCCGGCGGCTTTGTGGGAAAATCAGTTGAGTGAGGAGGTGAAAGCCGATCGCCTGCAACGGATAAATCACGTGGTGACAACAACGGCGATGGAACGATCGCAGCGCTATTTCGGACGCACTGAAGAGGTTTTGGTGGAAGCCCAAAATCTTAAAGATTCAACTCAGGTGATGGGGCGCACTCGGGGCAATCGCCTCACATTTTTTAAGGGCGATATTGCTGAATTGGCGGGTAAAATGGTGCGGGTTAAAATTACAGATATTCGCGCTTTTAGCTTGACGGGGGAAATGCTTTAAATAGCACCGGAATGAGATAGGGGACGGCTTACTGGTGAACTTTTCTAAGAAGATGTAATTTTTTTTACCGCAGAGAGCGCAGAGGACACAGAGGAAGAGTGGAAGGGAGGAGATAAGTAGTTTTAAAGCGGTTCGTATGTGCCTTCGTTGCGCTAACTGCGTGTATATTTGTCGAAAAGTCCTAGGAGTGGTGAAAAATGACAACGATGCGGATC of Oscillatoria nigro-viridis PCC 7112 contains these proteins:
- the nfi gene encoding deoxyribonuclease V (cleaves DNA at apurinic or apyrimidinic sites), producing the protein MLQRHPWPQTVEEAIAIQEQLRSEVITANQLDTVRYVAGVDVGYDSANDVSRAAVTVLSFPDLQLQQQAVVRSPTTFPYIPGFLSFREVPAVLEALENISLRPDLILCDGQGLAHPRRFGLACHLGVLTGIATIGVAKNRFIGEHSEVGLDRGSWQPLLRSGSTIGAALRTQTGVKPIYVSIGHKVNLISAIEYVLRCAPKYRLPETTRSADQLT
- a CDS encoding KGG domain-containing protein — encoded protein: MAEKSKRGFASMDAEKQRAIASKGGKAAHEKGTAHEFTPEEAREAGQKGGEAVSRNREHMAQIGREGGRKSRKSE
- a CDS encoding FHA domain-containing protein, translated to MTKQLTLAWTEAGVRQTQTIQNRQPSKNPGTVRLGRDPAKCDLVFSHPSVSGLHVEIFFNQELQEYAVRNLRESNPPLVDGKILARGEAKLNSGSHIHLGQVQIEVVNVTEVQVAAPQTVLLSGPPAPGNFQPTGASKYGLQCPKCSRISPYAQLNAGCPWCGTSLAAAASVVISP
- a CDS encoding FHA domain-containing protein — protein: MNSQPLRLRLTWNDTLTGDCRSPILDLPIALGRIFDAMPATINGERVSRIALSSSQVSRFHAVIAGKGDTIAVIDTGSRNGTFVNGVRQTRCVLANGDMLQVGPYAIGISFAVNSPETPSVNSHIFFNPQTNGPDPGLGQPPVSPLPQTGSRGEFPPIEFLHASQVSMRSLESMGLPVAEVDWAAVGGGLGSFIWVDLLRICGVKTDRIAVLGMEEQPYARYRRLCLNSQIPLQERLRSNSDSCPDNIWGWPPYALREAWRELHKGRLGMSLKLMWQVFAEPTFAETYTPRAGNVFDSIDREVDRIGWNQMFRYGRVRGIRKTDDGRYAIAYSRSNADRRDHAFLIAKYVHLATGYPAIQFLPDLQAYREKTQDFESVVNAYENHDGVYEKLEASGGSVLIRGRGIVASRVVQRIYEARQRNRNIQVLHLMRSPKPQGNKFKLAERRVENHYEFQPFNWPKACWGGELRVLLEQAAPEFRPQLLTDWGGTTTAQRSDWRRIVKEGLSQGWYQITFGEVERVERDSQNRTVTYIQEKELKGQIKLEADFIIDATGLDAKVKTSPLLNDLVAQYNLPLNGLGRLSVNNDFEVPELRNSSASNTEGRVYAAGAITLGGPYAPVDSFLGLQYAALRSVESLAANRVPGVRKLSVWRSFVQWLKWIFNKSPD
- a CDS encoding DNA cytosine methyltransferase, translating into MHRPPCIFSFFSGSGLLDLGFESIGFNVAYVNEIFPPFMQAYRYSRQCLNLPLPEYGYCEGEEADVTRLVGGEPAFRLRELMQDARKHHDIVGFIAGPPCPDFSIGGKNRGGEGDKGQLSASYIELICQQQPDFFLFENVKGLWRTKKHKAFYDELKHQLADSGYVFVERLINAIEYGVPQDRDRIILIGFRKNIVKNLGISLEEKSPMLSESLFPWQSQILYPKSEFFSHPWPDRTAFAGDGFVPCPDGIPQDLTVEFWFQKNDVLNHPNAKHYFQPKAGLKRFASVDEGDDSKKSFKRLHRWRYSPTACYGNNEVHLHPYKLRRLSVAETLAIQSLPKDFSLPPKMTLTNMFKTVGNGVPYLAAQGIAKTILQFLQTK
- the miaB gene encoding tRNA (N6-isopentenyl adenosine(37)-C2)-methylthiotransferase MiaB encodes the protein MTVKPRRYHITTFGCQMNKADSERMAGILENMGFEFSEDPNEASLILYNTCTIRDNAEQRVYSNLGRQAHRKRQEPGLTLVVAGCVAQQEGEALLRRVPELDLVMGPQHANRLEDLLEQVFEGNQVVATEAVEIMEDITKPRRDSKVTAWVNVIYGCNERCTYCVVPNVRGVEQSRMPEAIRAEMEDLGRQGYKEVTLLGQNIDAYGRDLPGTKPDGSHQHTLTDLLYFVQDVPGVDRLRFATSHPRYFTERLIKACAELPQVCEHFHIPFQSGDNDILKAMSRGYTQEKYRRIIDTIRRYMPDASITADAIVGFPGETEAQFEKTLKLIEDVGFDLVNTAAYSPRPGTPAALWENQLSEEVKADRLQRINHVVTTTAMERSQRYFGRTEEVLVEAQNLKDSTQVMGRTRGNRLTFFKGDIAELAGKMVRVKITDIRAFSLTGEML